The following coding sequences are from one Gemmatimonadota bacterium window:
- a CDS encoding phosphotransferase family protein, translated as MSSPKWLDAPGAERSGEEIDRERLAEYLGRVLPELGGGEIRIEQFPNGYSNLTYLVHAGDGCVILRRPPIGVEIATAHDMGREFRILSHLFPVWPKVPEPLVFCEDERVLGAPFYLMERVEGVILRKEMPDAMIPAPELTARITDALVRSLVELHAVDFEAAGLGELGRPVGYVRRQVEGWAKRYERSRTDDIPETDKVADWLLDSMPPESGASLIHNDFKHDNVVLDPDDWSRLIAVLDWEMATLGDPLMDLGVFLAYWTRPEDPPDLIEARLSPTLLPGTPSRTDVVELYARASGTDVHDIVFYYAFGLFKVAVIVQQLYARFVAGKTADPRFARLIDGVRALSQVAWQSVQKGRIDRLF; from the coding sequence ATGAGCTCGCCGAAGTGGCTCGATGCGCCGGGCGCCGAGCGTAGCGGGGAAGAGATCGATCGGGAGCGTCTGGCGGAGTACTTGGGGAGGGTGCTGCCCGAGCTGGGAGGCGGGGAGATCCGGATTGAGCAATTCCCCAATGGGTACTCGAACCTCACCTATCTGGTGCACGCCGGTGACGGGTGCGTAATCCTCCGCCGTCCCCCCATCGGCGTGGAGATTGCTACGGCCCACGATATGGGTCGGGAGTTCAGGATTCTGTCGCACCTCTTTCCGGTCTGGCCCAAGGTGCCGGAGCCGCTGGTCTTCTGTGAAGACGAGCGGGTCCTCGGCGCGCCCTTCTACCTGATGGAGCGCGTGGAAGGCGTCATCCTGCGCAAGGAGATGCCCGACGCCATGATCCCCGCCCCGGAGCTGACCGCGCGCATCACGGACGCTCTCGTGCGGTCGCTGGTGGAGCTTCACGCGGTGGACTTCGAAGCCGCCGGGCTCGGAGAGCTGGGGCGACCGGTGGGATACGTGCGCCGCCAGGTCGAGGGCTGGGCGAAACGCTACGAGCGGTCCCGGACCGATGACATCCCCGAGACGGATAAGGTCGCGGACTGGCTACTCGATTCGATGCCGCCGGAGAGCGGCGCGTCTCTGATCCACAACGACTTCAAGCACGACAACGTGGTCCTCGATCCGGACGACTGGTCGCGATTGATCGCCGTGCTGGACTGGGAGATGGCCACGCTCGGGGACCCCCTCATGGATCTCGGTGTCTTCCTGGCCTACTGGACACGGCCGGAGGACCCCCCGGATCTGATCGAGGCCCGTCTGAGTCCCACGTTGCTGCCGGGCACGCCCAGCCGGACCGACGTGGTGGAGCTCTATGCCCGCGCGAGCGGCACCGACGTGCACGACATCGTCTTCTACTATGCTTTCGGGCTGTTCAAAGTGGCTGTGATCGTCCAGCAGCTGTATGCACGGTTCGTGGCCGGCAAGACAGCGGACCCGAGATTCGCCCGCCTCATCGACGGAGTGCGGGCACTGAGCCAGGTCGCGTGGCAGTCGGTGCAGAAGGGTCGGATCGACCGGCTGTTCTGA
- a CDS encoding acyl-CoA dehydrogenase family protein — MSDRIGGIVDRVRSFMESDVYPIESHAGRKEFYTMLPVLEEKRQKVRDLGLWTPQVSEEWGGLGLTLAEFGQVSEVLGRSPYGLFIFNCNAPDAGNIEVLTTQGTEEQQERFLRPLLAGKIRSCFSMTEPEHAGSDPVVMSTTAVRDGDDYVINGHKWFTTAADGAAFAIVMAVTDPDADSPYARASQILVPTDTPGFTQVRNISVMGEEGEGWMSHAEILYEDCRVPLSNVLGKQGAGFAIAQERLATGRIHHCMRWIGICERAFEMMCERAATRQVRGGLLASKQTIHNWIAESRADIDASRLMVLDTASKIDRDGPDAARNEISLIKFFVARVLHTVLDRSLQTHGALGMTDDTLLSFWVRHERGSRIYDGPDEVHKSRVARRILRDYGLRLQ, encoded by the coding sequence ATGTCTGACCGCATTGGAGGCATCGTCGATCGGGTTCGCTCCTTCATGGAGTCCGACGTCTATCCCATCGAAAGTCACGCGGGCCGCAAGGAGTTCTACACCATGCTTCCGGTGCTCGAAGAAAAGCGACAGAAAGTGCGCGATCTCGGGCTCTGGACACCGCAGGTAAGCGAGGAATGGGGCGGTCTCGGTCTCACCTTGGCGGAGTTCGGGCAGGTCAGCGAGGTGCTGGGCCGAAGCCCGTACGGCCTCTTCATCTTCAACTGCAACGCGCCGGACGCGGGCAACATCGAGGTGCTCACCACGCAGGGCACGGAGGAGCAGCAAGAGCGCTTCCTACGTCCTCTGCTCGCGGGGAAGATCCGGAGCTGCTTCAGCATGACGGAGCCCGAGCACGCGGGCTCCGACCCGGTGGTCATGAGCACCACCGCCGTGCGCGACGGAGACGACTACGTCATCAACGGCCACAAGTGGTTCACCACGGCGGCCGACGGCGCTGCGTTCGCGATCGTCATGGCGGTCACCGACCCCGACGCCGACAGCCCCTACGCGCGGGCGAGCCAGATTCTCGTTCCCACGGATACCCCTGGCTTCACGCAGGTGCGCAACATCTCGGTGATGGGGGAAGAGGGCGAGGGCTGGATGAGCCACGCCGAGATCCTCTACGAAGACTGTCGCGTGCCTCTATCGAACGTGCTGGGCAAGCAAGGCGCGGGCTTCGCCATCGCGCAGGAGCGCCTCGCCACGGGTCGGATCCATCACTGCATGCGTTGGATCGGCATCTGTGAGCGCGCGTTCGAGATGATGTGCGAAAGGGCCGCTACGCGTCAGGTCCGGGGCGGACTCCTGGCGAGCAAGCAGACGATTCACAACTGGATCGCGGAGAGTCGTGCGGACATCGATGCGTCCCGCTTGATGGTGCTCGATACGGCGAGCAAGATCGACCGCGACGGGCCCGACGCGGCCCGCAACGAGATTTCGCTGATCAAGTTCTTCGTCGCGCGGGTCCTCCATACGGTGCTCGATCGTTCGCTGCAAACGCACGGAGCGCTCGGCATGACCGACGACACGCTGCTCTCCTTCTGGGTCCGCCACGAACGGGGATCGCGCATCTACGACGGCCCAGACGAGGTCCACAAGAGTCGGGTCGCCCGGAGAATTCTCCGCGACTACGGGCTCCGGCTTCAATAG
- a CDS encoding histidine phosphatase family protein, which yields MSRMILVRHAQATFSTDPSEAFENYDQLSPLGLKQADSLGEELVRSGVVFDRVFVGPAQRHRQTADAVASAYSRGDRPWPDPVTVEQLEEHSGARVVEKVLSRPEYEGQLEAIQARDSDGKQRARVYFSAFRQITRSWARDELPSDIGVEESWQAFRARVESGVGHILDDVGSGTTIGVFTSGGPIGSIVAWVLGLDDERAMELAWAVQNTTLTELVFREEGLSLKSFNAQPRFSSVELATYV from the coding sequence ATGAGCAGGATGATCCTGGTACGGCATGCCCAAGCGACGTTCTCGACAGATCCATCGGAGGCGTTCGAGAACTACGACCAACTCTCGCCGCTGGGCCTGAAACAGGCCGACTCCCTGGGTGAGGAGCTCGTGCGCTCCGGAGTGGTCTTCGATCGCGTCTTCGTGGGACCCGCGCAACGACATAGGCAGACCGCCGACGCGGTTGCTTCGGCTTACTCGCGCGGCGATCGGCCCTGGCCGGATCCGGTGACCGTCGAGCAGCTCGAGGAGCACAGCGGTGCACGCGTAGTGGAGAAGGTGCTCTCTCGGCCGGAGTACGAGGGCCAACTCGAGGCGATTCAGGCGCGCGACTCCGATGGTAAGCAGCGTGCGCGCGTGTACTTCTCGGCGTTTCGCCAGATCACGCGGAGTTGGGCGCGGGACGAGCTGCCCTCCGATATCGGTGTAGAGGAGAGTTGGCAGGCTTTTCGCGCGCGCGTCGAGAGCGGGGTCGGCCACATCCTCGACGACGTCGGTAGCGGCACCACGATCGGAGTGTTCACGTCCGGCGGACCGATCGGCTCGATCGTCGCATGGGTCCTGGGCCTGGACGACGAGCGCGCCATGGAGCTTGCTTGGGCGGTGCAGAATACCACCCTTACGGAGCTCGTCTTCCGGGAGGAGGGTTTGTCGCTCAAATCGTTCAACGCGCAACCGCGCTTCAGCTCAGTGGAGCTCGCCACGTATGTCTGA